The following is a genomic window from Takifugu rubripes chromosome 13, fTakRub1.2, whole genome shotgun sequence.
AGAAACAGACCCAGAAATAACAGATTTAAACAAATATAATGTCACCAGTCCTTAATATTTATTCATCTGCTGAGGTCTTTAACCATGGAAGCATCCATCCTTGCTCACTGCCTTTAATGTGAGATATTAATCACATTGCCGCATAACTATTAAGCATGAATGTATGCACTGTAATCATTACGATCATATAAGTTAACTCCCTGAACAGATGGCAACATAAAATTCCCATTTTTGGAAGGGTTTATAGTTGGGCCACTTCTCGGTTTTGCACAGTGGCCGAACATCTGCCACATCTGTgcttttaaacagaaaatatttatttccacTAAGACTGACTGGTTTCCACAGAACACGGCGATGGGTACCCCTTTGATGGCAAGGACGGCCTCCTGGCTCACGCCTTTGCTCCTGGAGCAGGAATTGGCGGCGACTCTCactttgatgatgatgagcagtGGACACTGGGAGAGGGACAAGGTAGGACAAGTGCTTTAAGGAAGCGTCTCTACGTATCCTCTGCTCCCATTTAACCCCACATTAATGCATATTTAGACAGTTTTAGAACGTGTTTGACTTTCAGCTACTTTGTTTAGGTTTAATTAACTTTATCTGAACTTCCTGGCGCTCGATAGAAGAAATCTGAGCCATCTGGAAGCTGAGTAGAAAGGGAAAATCTCTGCTGTGTGCATTCAAACTGCACACATTGACCCAGATAGTTTAATGATACCCATTATTCACAGCCTCTCCGCTGAATTCATCATTTGTTCAGAAATAATCTCTTAGCCCATTTTCCTATCTCTCGGCACGAAAAGAAGTCTCAGGACGCTTAGGAAGAACATTTGAATAGGAATTCTGTGCAGGATTTATACCTTCTACTACCGACATCTGAACTGTTTGCCATTTTTAAAGGCTTTCCAGTCATGTGTCAAGACTCAGCACTACCTTTGTCATGACTTTACACACAAGACTACACACAGCAGAGCTAAATAAAAGGGAGGAAATATATTCTGTTTGTCCTTTAAGGTCCTTTAAGAGACAggcccttttcttcttttgaagacGTGCACTTGTTCTAAAAGGTTGGAAATCATTGATCCTTGATCCTCTCCTGCAGTGGTGAAGGTGAAATACGGCAACGCCGACGGAGAGTTCTGCCAGTTCCCCTTCCTGTTTATGGGCACCGAGTATAACAGCTGCACGTCTCAGGGCCGCGACGACGGCTTCCTGTGGTGCTCCACCACTTACAACTTCTCTGAAGACGGCAAATACGGCTTCTGCCCCCACGAACGTGAGTTCTTCAgaagcgtttttttttttttgtttgacgTAGGAGAAGAGTTATGCCGGGTTCTGGATTCGGGCTTTTTCCAAAGCTGCTCAGATGATTTTGGATGGAGAGAAAGTAGGTTGAGCCTCATGccaggaatttttttttttcctttggagtGGATTGTGGAACATTTCTTTTCCAAGTCACTGCCCCAGTTTACAACTGTGGGTTTTGCTAAACATTTTGTTTATCTGTGTTATGTTGCTGTCCATGGTCCTAACATGATCTCATGCCGATTACAGCGAAGCGCCAAAGTACACATGTACAGTTGTTTCATAGGATGAGAACTAGTTTGCGCTGATGCCATCCATCCCGCATTTATTCACTCGATCGTGCCTGAGTCTCGTTTTCACTGAACAGCTCTGATTTGCCTGTAACAAAAACCTATATAATAGGTTTGCATTTTCTCACCTTTGTTTCGCAGTGCTCTTCACCCTGGGTGGTAACGCTGAGGGGGCAGCGTGTAAATTCCCCTTCACCTTTCAGGGAGAGAACTATGACGGATGCACCACATCCGGCAGGGACGACGGCTACCGCTGGTGCGCCACTACTGAGAACTACGATGTGGACAAAAGCTTTGGCTTCTGTCCTGAAACAGGTATGAGAACCAAAACACGCTATTCTTATCTGCTTCCTTGTCCGTACGCACCATCCCGTGATCTTCAAGGGTCATATGGTGCATTTTACTGGCACGGGTCAGTCTGGCGTGCCCCGCTGCTCCAGCTGTGGTTTCTGGGGCTTGCTTGTGGTCGTCTGTAAAAGTACTTTAATGTTCATTGGCGAGACTTGTTTTCCATTCTGTCAGTAGGATTGGTTTTAAGGTCTGGAGATAGATTGGCAGAGAGAGGAATAGCCAAAGTCAGCCTCCATCGGCCTCTCGTTAGCAACGTATTTTAGCACAGATGAGATGACATTTTAGGATTTATGCCAGATTAAACATTATTTCTCTTTGATAGAAAATCAGTGGGCGGTAGTTTGGTGGTTTATTGCCCAGCGGATTACTTATTGATGTGTGCGCATCTTGCCAGAGCTGTTTTCCACATCTTCTCCGCTCACAATGAATCACAAACCAGCTGTTCTGAAGGAAAATGCTGCTTACGAAGCGGTTCATCAGACTCTGCGGTGAACGATCCTGTTGTCGTTCCCAACAGCGATGTCCACCGTGGGAGGAAACGCAGAGGGGAGCCCGTGCGTCTTTCCCTTCACCTTCCTGGGAAACACCTACGAGTCCTGCACCTCGTCCGGGCGCAGCGACGGCAAGATGTGGTGCGCTAGCACCAAGAGCTATGATGACGACCGCAAATGGGGCTTCTGTCCCGATCAAGGTGCGACGAGTTTGtggacattttaaaagctgATAAAACAGAGACACGTTGAGACATAGGTTGTAACTCCTTCTTGAAGTTTAACTTGTCCATTTTCCCCATTTTGCAAGTAAAAGTAACTCTTTATTAATGTCCTCTGGTTGTTAACACTGGATAAATAATTGTAGAGCAGTGCCAATATTGGCCATTGGGATGGAATTGccatttctttgtgtgttttataggTTACAGTTTGTTCCTGGTGGCAGCCCATGAGTTCGGTCACGCCCTTGGTTTGGAGCACTCTCAGGACCCTGGAGCTCTGATGGCCCCCGTTTACACCTTCACCAAAGACTTCCGCCTTTCTCACGATGACATCCAAGGCATCCAGGAGCTCTATGGTGGTACGAAGGCTCACATGTACACAGCACAAACTATCAGCTATCAGATAACAACTATTAAACCTAGAATTTGAGTATGGATGAGTATGTGTTTGGTGAGCGCCAGTTTCTCATCTCCAGGGGTCCTGACAGACAAGCCCTTTCCTCCAACTCAGGGTCCAGTTACCCCCATGGACATCTGTAAAGAAGCAGTCATTTTTGATGCCGTTGCTCAAATCAGGGGTGAAACCTTCTTCTTCAAGGACAGGTAATGAGACGGGACACATGGACAATGAGTCTGCAAGGACATCAGCAGTTAATGAGCAACATCTGCTCATTATCTCAAAACCCCACAGCAGGAATTTCATGTCTGGGATTTTGAAATAGGCAAGAAAATATAAGGGAACCTAAATTGGATTTCATAATAATTTCCCTGAAAAACTGAGGGTTTTTTAGTTTTGTTCATATTGGTGTTTTGACTCACTCTGTGATGTGTCAGGAAGTTGGCAAAACAGCGTCGACCAAAGTAGTCATCAGGTCTAAACACTGTCTACAGGCCTTTCTTTCACCGGCGCCAGAGAATCTGAAGTCGTGTGAGCTCGATATGTTTACTGACCTTGTGAACGGGTGTTGATCGAGTGCAGTTCTTACGAGTCAGCGCGTTTTCCAGTGGGAGGATATGCCTTTGTTTAAAAGGTTTATTTGAACAGAAACAGCTGTGGTTTCGATAGTGAAGGTCTCCTCTTGCAAATCACATTTCAAGAGCGCTCACTGTATGTCGTGGCCATTTTGGAAAGGAGTCCAAGACAAACAGGCCAAAATTCCGCATCACTGAAGAGGCTCTAACAGTCAGCCCAACCCTCTGAGTTCGGaaccagcaggaaaaaagagcaaCACGGTGCTTATCGGATTATCTGTATATTACCAGTTTCATTTGATCTGAAACTTGTCTGAAGACTTAGACATCTGATCAATGTTTGTTGATTCAACTTAAAATAGCTCTGGAAGTTTTTCGAGATTGATTATTGTCTTTTTAGTTCATGGGCACTCTGGAAGACGTGAGAGCAGGGTGACAtttcccagcagctgaagcaggcATGCAGACACAATTACTGAAATGAAGATAATGACTTATATAAGACATTCCTGACAATAATAAGCTATTTTGCCTCATGTTTGGCAGCGCAGCGAGCCCGCTGGCTGTCTTGCACAAGCACAGTTTACTTAGGCAGCCTTTGATTTGATATTCCTCTGACACCAGCCAAGTTAAGCTTCAAAGAACAAGTGTGGTCTTCCCTCAAGTGCTTACTTAGTCTTTCACACTTTAAAAGCAGGACCCTCCCCCACCTGCTGGCTTGGCATGTTTATGGTGTGCACGGGACAAATCTGGACATGATACAATAGGTAATGATGCTAGAATTCCCTCAGCTCAGCAAAAACAGGTGTCTGGGAATTGAGGAGGATGCAATTATTGAGTCTCCTAGCATGAAAGAAAGCTTACTGGCTTAGAATGCTACAAGTAACCTGTGCTTATATATCTGTATCCTGGCAACCAATGGTTGTGAGTGAAGTCCAGCAGATATCATTCCTCACTTCAACCTGGTAGCATCTAGCATGGTTAAACATATGGAGCAGCCCAATAAACACGAGCTTCAGGCTGTTGAGACAGTAAGAGGCTCTCAATAAACTCACACGTTGATGCCaacattttaatgatttcagACCTAGGTTGAGAGTGATAGGTAATAACTCCTCCTTGGAGATCATCTGAATTTATGTTACTTCACAGCAACACAGAATTTCAGCCTTCACCAAACAACGAAGTAAGTATTTTTAGATCTGCAGCCTTGGAAACATGAACTAAAGGAGGACTTTAAGCTCAAACTGTGTGTCGAGCCATCCATGTGGACCACACACGTACTTGATGACTTTAAACCTCAAACCAGTGTTTTGAAAGGAATGTTACCATTGTTTGAGAAAGAAATCCTGCTAGGGCTTTGGTTTCATTTAGTTCAATAAATTCATCAAGGTTCATCAGTCGGTTTTGCTGTTAGAGATGAATGataatgtaatatttaataCATCGTTAATTTAAGTACCGGTACTTTGTTTATGTGGGTTAGGAATACACATCAAAGCTGCCACAGAAGATCATGGAATTTGAACAACATCATTGTTTTGTTAGAGTGATCTCACCTTCATTTTGttttatggcaaaaaaaaagcagtttggaACTAGCtgattttttaaagaaaataaaaaataaataggtCAGTGGAAAAGAGTTGAGGAAGCTGCTATTGTTATGCAGCTGTGCACTAAAAACCAGTCAAGATCGGACTTGTTCTGCTGGCGTCGGCAGCCTTAGTTTTAACGAGAACCAGATGCTCATGAATCAGACCATTGTGGTTGGCTCAGCCCGTCAAGCATTCGCACtaacagctacacacacacacatatacacacacacacagtttccagGCTCATCAACTTTATGCTCACTCACTGGTTCTCTCCGTGCCAGGTTCCTGTTCAGGTCAGTCAACTTCGGAAGTAAGCCCACTGGCCCCATGCTGGTGGCCACCTACTGGCCAGACCTGCCCTCCAAGATCGACGCTGCCTATGAAAACCCAGTGGATGAAACAACGGTGTTTTTCGCAGGTATGCTTGAAAAACAGCTCAAATCATGTTTCAAGCTGCAGCAGTCCGGTGCGAGCCACAGTTCGGGCTCTGTGATTAATGTGGACGGTTTTACTTTCCAACAAACCGAAACATTAGAAGAAGCAGCAGTGCCGACCACTGCACTTTTCGGATACTTGGGATTTTCCGTTTGACTTAAGAGTGGTTTATGGCACattcttttgatttttacaacGGGGACAACGATGGGGCGAAAAAAGCAGATGCTGCATTTATCAGCATTGTATAAATCAACATCAGCGCTAGTTACCTGAAGTTCTGAGTCCTTATTCTGACAACtggacagacaaacagagagacagacatgaAGCATGCGTTATTAGAGCTGTTATCTGCTGTTTCCACACAGGAAATGAGATGTGGGTGTACAAAGCAGATGCGTTGGAGAGAGGCTATCCCAAGAAGCTGTCCAGCCTCGGCCTCccctctgacctgcagcacatTGATGCTGCTTTCAACTTTAGGAAGAACAAGAAGACGTACCTGTTTGCTGGGGACAAAttctggaggtgaggatgagaaAAACATCAATATAAGCATACAGCTTATTGTCTGGATGTAATTAGTGTTTGTTGTGATCTGCCAGCCACGGCAGCGTCACTGTTGCACCACACTGGGATTTATAGTGTTGAATAATAAACCTTTATTGCCTTaagagtgcgtgtgtgcatgcgcgtgcaTGCGCATGTTTGTGATAAGTCACAATCCATGAAATGAATCTCGCTGCTGCTACAGATATGATGAAGACAGGAAGACCATGGAGGCCAGCTTTCCCAAACTCATCGGTGAATCCTGGAATGGGATTCCAGATGATGTCGACTCTGCCTTCAGTCTCAATGGCATTggtaaaaagaacaaaaaacttCTTCATTTTTAAAGTGGATCATCTTCTGTATCACTTATAATCAACATCTGACttcatgaaaacatgaaaagatTCAATTGTTTGATTGGTGCTGGAAAAGCATTCTTCCATATTACAAGACCAGGTTTATACTGTATGAATACACATTCATTAGCCATTAAATATTGCAATTTCTAATaatatatatcttttttaaaGTACAAATAGAAGTAAAGTAAAATTAGAAAATCTTTGAGCTATCTGCCGTCATTAAACATGAAAATATAGGATAGCATTTAGCTTTCTGTCATCTATCCAGTTTCCCAGAGTCACTTGCCCTTATTTAGGGTTGTTACTGTCCGTAAACAGCCAGCATGGCTGAAGATAATCAGGCCACATGTTTTATATAAAAAGCTTTCCAATTGGACGGCTCTTACTATGTGAAGATAATTGTAGCGATGTAGTAATCACTATTTGTGATAACCAGAATATAAATAAGCAATAATGACTTAAATGATGGGTCCAAGAAAGCCAGATGGTTAAAAAAGAATgttgtggttgtttttcttttattgtaaATACGTGTTCTGTCACCACTCGTGCATTGGTtttggtcatttctcctacggCACAACCCAGCAAACAATAATGCAGCGTATTGTCGGGGCTATAGACAGTTTGGAGGAGCCTGTTTTTTAAAAGGATTATTTCTGAGGGTAGGGGCTCATGGATGGGCTGGTTTAATCACGATTGCAGCTGGTAAACTTCCGCTGCAGTGGTTCGAACGTTCTCGTCTGTGGCGTGCAAGCAGGGGGTTTTCCATTACTGCCCTCCTGACATACAGGCACGACTGTAATCGTACAGCAGCATAAACATTCTCATAAAGCAAGACTGTGCACTTTACAGAAGACCTCTGTGTGTTTCCTGGTCCTGAGGATTAGTAGAGAGAAGTGCGACGTTGCGCCCTAACCCTACCTCTGCAGGAGCAGCCTGTTTCAATACTCATCACCTATTTGGTCTGCTTTACCCCGGAAACGTTGCTAATCTGCGTGCTATGCTTGTGTTTCCCAGATTACAGCTACTTCTTTAAGGGTAACCACTACTTCAAACTGGAAGACAACAGCTTGAAGATCGTCAAGTTGGGAGAGATCAGAAAAGATTGGCTCGGTTGTTGAGCGTTTACAAGAATGCATCGCAGCTGACTCCTGATACGACAACTGGCCTTACATGGACATTGCTTTTGTATCACACTCTACTTGCGGTCAGTGCATTGcacagttttgtgttttttttccagcatgTTTCCGCAGGAGACATGCGCCTTCCAGCCTGTATAATCAACCTCCGGGTGCATAGAAAGACGCCACAGGAGCAGACACACAGGCTGATTATAAGCAACTGGATATTTGCTGTAGTACCATGTGACACATTTCTTATGCTGATGCAGATTTAATACAATACATATGCCCTTGTTTTATTGTCTAAtaatattgttttttctttgattgtCATTCAGACATCAGGTATGTCCTCTTTGCATTGAGCACAGTGCTTTATAGCACTGCGAAATATTGCTTTTTTATgtaaattttacttaaaaaaggctaaaaaaagacatttttgaatgaaaaaaaatattggCTTAGAATTACTTTTATGTCCATTACAAGTGTTGTTAATGTGCCAGTTTTGATTAAAGGCtttcttgtttttgtgcaatacatttgggaaaaaaagagaagttgTACGTTAAGTTTGACCGAAAATGGTGCTTTAGACATTGCTTTTGCAGATAGTCCAACAGAAGTATATATGCATACATTTATATAACTTCTAGGTGACTAACAGTAGTGGTTGCAGGCATACATCATAGCACTTTGTACTAGAACTGTACCAGAGAACTGCTCAATGTGGAGAAAAGCCACAGCAGctcctcatttattttctttcatcttaCAGAACGTTTAGAGGCACGGGTTGCCTCTGTATTGGTGAGCTGCATGATGGAATCATGACAAGAGTACTGCCATAGCATTTTTTTTTGATCATCTTTTTTTTGTATTAGTGTATTTCCTCTTGTGGACTTTAACAATACAGtaattgtgttttgtgttgtttgcaATACTTGTGCACTTTTTACTGTCatcaataaaaaatataatGTGGATAAGTGAACAACAATTAGCGTGCAAATCAGGCAGCCTAACTAAGGGAAGAgcgttttttgtttgttttacttgaATAGTACTGGCAGTTTATTAAAGAACCTCAAAGAACATCCTTTATTGGTAATAACAACAAATAATGACAATATTacataaaagaataaaagtaaaCAGTTCATGAGCATTACATTGAAAATAGTTGAATGTAGTTTAATATATAAATGAACATATAGAACAAAACTTAGCACAAAACTGATAactgttaaaatgttttcttatttatttttattgcactATTCGGTATTATTACTTAGTTGTAAACGTCCTTTCAAAAGTGAAACATTCCTTGACAAACCCATTGGTATTATTTGGCATGCAAATCCTAGTGTAGCCTTGTGAAAAAGCGCTTCTTGAAAGAATGTTCATTTTTTATCGAACGCGAtacaatgaaaaataaatcgCTTGTGAAACGGCGCCCCCGTGTGGAGATTTAAAAGCTGCGTCGAAGATATGTGCTATAACAATGTCACTATATAGTCATTATTCCTTAAAATGCCGCAGGAACGCTTTTTATATATTTGCTTGTGGTGTAGTCCCACAAATATCGTCTCATTAAATCGGAAAACCGTAAGAATAAACCCCAATTTCGGCTTGAAACGACTTCAGTCGACGCTCGTACgtcgggggcggagcctgagcCACGTCGCTGTCCTCCGCTCTCGCGCGTCTTTGAagcccgtgtgtgtttgtgtgtgtgtgtgtgtatgtgtgtgtgagagagagttctcgcctgacctgctgctgctgctgctgctgctggggggtgaAGCGGTGTCCCCCGACGAGGAAGTGGCATGATAACATGACGGCGCCGCAACAGCCCGGCACCCATGCTTAAAGCAGATCTTGTCACTTGGCTCCGTTCAGGACCGCGATGCCTCCGCAGCGAGTGTCCGCTCTGCCGCGGCAgcagtcgctgctgctgcccgcCGTCATCAACCCGTTTGTTCAAGACACCAAGCTAAGCAAATCTACAGTCATTAAAGTGAGTAAATTCCACGATCATGTCGAGCGAATCGTTTCGCCAACGCTGTTTTGTCTGTATTTCACATCCTGTGCGAGATTACGcttgcacacacgcacacactgacgCGCAGGCCCATAATCTCCGACAGCGGTGTAGAAATCGGCTTGTAAAGGTCGTTTATGTGGGCGACAAAGAACAAGAGCCTTTGTGTGCTTTCCAGAGAACCCCGCAGAAAAACATGCTAATTTCTGCAAATAACAATGTTAACAGAAAGGCTTAACTTCCTTGCAGCCAGCTTTACattgtgtacgtgcgtgtgtgcgtgcgcgcgcgcgtatCCCTCTCCATACAGTGTGTCCTCCTGGGAATCGTCTTGGTCCCTGTCCGTGCCATCCTCATGTCGCTGGTCCTCATGGTGACCTGGCCGGTGGCTCTCATCATAACCTTGAATCGTCCTCTGAAAGGAGCCGTGGAGCCCATGAAGGGCTGGAGACAGTAAGTGGAACGCAAACACAGACAAGGGTCTAAAAAGCCCAGGAGTGTGGACCGTCCTTCCCAGGGAGGCAGACATGGGTGCTCTTTTAATAGCAAGACAAAAATCTCCATCGTCTCACAGTTTCCCAACTGTGGGAGACAAAATTATATAAGCGGATTATGT
Proteins encoded in this region:
- the mmp2 gene encoding 72 kDa type IV collagenase precursor, which gives rise to MGLSTIFSCRRIVLKVFLVHFVAFQATYAAPSPIIRFPGDDTPKTDKEVALHYLNKFYGCPQDRCNLMVLKDTLKKMQKFFSLQETGEIDAKTVEIMKKPRCGVPDVANYNFFHRKPMWQKKDITYRILGYSPDLDEEVINDAFFRAFKVWSDVTPLTFERIMDGEADIMINFGRNEHGDGYPFDGKDGLLAHAFAPGAGIGGDSHFDDDEQWTLGEGQVVKVKYGNADGEFCQFPFLFMGTEYNSCTSQGRDDGFLWCSTTYNFSEDGKYGFCPHELLFTLGGNAEGAACKFPFTFQGENYDGCTTSGRDDGYRWCATTENYDVDKSFGFCPETAMSTVGGNAEGSPCVFPFTFLGNTYESCTSSGRSDGKMWCASTKSYDDDRKWGFCPDQGYSLFLVAAHEFGHALGLEHSQDPGALMAPVYTFTKDFRLSHDDIQGIQELYGGVLTDKPFPPTQGPVTPMDICKEAVIFDAVAQIRGETFFFKDRFLFRSVNFGSKPTGPMLVATYWPDLPSKIDAAYENPVDETTVFFAGNEMWVYKADALERGYPKKLSSLGLPSDLQHIDAAFNFRKNKKTYLFAGDKFWRYDEDRKTMEASFPKLIGESWNGIPDDVDSAFSLNGIDYSYFFKGNHYFKLEDNSLKIVKLGEIRKDWLGC